The Paraburkholderia acidisoli genome contains a region encoding:
- a CDS encoding ATP-dependent DNA helicase: MTEAVTVTLRVTGVRSQNPRGFGGAIFTGVPIDATGSVPDTRAYVVIKATRTALGTTRVERGQWWHVSGPVTERRVVVDGFELLERQVEAAVVHLAMPAGEHIIKYIADNPAFEGLGSVKARRLWERFGERLYSILDAGDASTLVDVLTDDAAQTLVNAWAEHGQSQTLQWLQVHGFDLSVGRKVSRYFGLEAQARIEEDPYRLLSFLGKWTDVDRLAMTRFGVSADDPRRLRGAVEEACYRMFANGHTAMLKSDLEKLVVPLLGESRGVSWRSLLAEAMDEGLANGSVVESAFGLQPLGALVMERQVAKAICERLTSDAQQLLDRAAVDRVIAAVQAEDGISLNQEQQAAIHLAAEQAFACITGGAGVGKTTVLKSLYRIYDGSGVRVLQVALAGRAAKRMQEATGRAAVTIASFLKAMRDADFDGPTVLVIDEASMVDIVSMSRICAALPSHVRLLLAGDPHQLMPVGPGLVLHCLVQLAAIPAIELKTVKRYGGEIARVASAVRAGHWPTVATDHTAPVAFIPCDDRQIAELVVQLYAMDPERTQVLSPLRNGPAGTKVLNQLCQERFTNGCAAVTRWNDEFERPEHCGFNQGDVLLCTRNMWDKALQNGSLGKVMRVEAPPVEASALSPAVLAWVEWDDGILRAFTEDMLEDIELGRAVTVHKAQGSQWPRVIVPVTDSRLLDRTLLYTAITRAQVQVLLVGNMAAARKAVLGPPKAHTRKVALEQALMRYLEPIEVSAPETA, translated from the coding sequence ATGACGGAAGCCGTCACGGTGACGCTCCGGGTAACAGGCGTGCGCTCGCAGAATCCTCGCGGCTTCGGCGGTGCAATCTTCACCGGCGTTCCAATCGACGCGACCGGTTCAGTTCCTGACACGCGTGCGTACGTCGTAATCAAGGCTACCCGGACGGCGCTAGGCACCACGCGTGTGGAGCGCGGCCAGTGGTGGCATGTTAGCGGTCCGGTTACCGAGCGGCGTGTCGTCGTCGACGGCTTCGAGCTGCTTGAGCGGCAGGTGGAAGCTGCCGTCGTTCATCTCGCGATGCCCGCCGGCGAGCACATCATCAAATATATAGCCGATAACCCCGCGTTTGAGGGCCTCGGTTCAGTCAAAGCGCGTCGGCTGTGGGAGCGATTCGGCGAGCGCCTGTATTCCATCTTGGACGCGGGAGATGCGTCGACGTTAGTTGACGTGTTGACTGACGACGCCGCGCAGACTCTGGTCAACGCCTGGGCCGAGCACGGCCAGTCGCAGACACTTCAGTGGTTGCAGGTGCATGGCTTTGACTTGAGCGTCGGTCGCAAGGTATCGAGGTACTTTGGCCTCGAGGCGCAGGCCCGCATCGAAGAGGACCCTTACCGCCTCCTTTCTTTCCTCGGCAAATGGACAGATGTCGACCGGCTGGCGATGACGCGATTTGGCGTTTCGGCGGATGACCCGCGACGCCTGCGCGGCGCGGTCGAGGAAGCATGCTACCGGATGTTTGCCAATGGCCATACGGCCATGCTCAAGTCTGACCTCGAGAAGCTGGTGGTCCCGCTTCTCGGCGAATCACGAGGCGTGTCCTGGCGAAGCCTGCTTGCCGAAGCTATGGACGAGGGTTTGGCCAATGGCAGCGTCGTGGAGAGCGCCTTCGGGTTGCAGCCGCTAGGCGCGCTGGTCATGGAGCGGCAGGTGGCCAAAGCGATTTGCGAACGGCTGACAAGCGATGCGCAGCAACTGCTCGACCGCGCTGCAGTAGACCGGGTAATCGCGGCGGTTCAGGCTGAAGATGGAATTAGCCTGAATCAGGAGCAGCAGGCCGCCATCCATCTGGCTGCGGAGCAAGCGTTCGCTTGCATCACGGGTGGGGCTGGTGTTGGCAAAACAACCGTCCTCAAGTCGCTCTACCGTATCTACGACGGTTCGGGTGTAAGAGTTCTCCAGGTCGCTCTCGCGGGACGTGCCGCCAAACGAATGCAGGAGGCAACCGGCCGCGCGGCCGTGACGATTGCTAGCTTCCTGAAGGCGATGCGAGATGCTGACTTCGACGGCCCCACCGTGCTCGTTATCGATGAAGCGAGCATGGTCGATATCGTTTCGATGAGTCGCATCTGCGCAGCGTTGCCCTCCCATGTGCGTTTGTTGTTGGCTGGTGACCCTCATCAATTGATGCCCGTTGGACCCGGGTTGGTTCTTCATTGCCTCGTGCAACTGGCGGCTATCCCAGCCATAGAGCTGAAGACCGTGAAGCGCTATGGCGGTGAGATAGCCAGGGTGGCGTCGGCGGTTCGTGCCGGACACTGGCCCACTGTAGCAACCGACCACACCGCCCCGGTCGCCTTCATTCCATGCGACGACCGGCAGATTGCCGAACTGGTTGTCCAACTGTATGCCATGGACCCTGAGCGCACTCAGGTGTTGTCTCCGTTGCGTAATGGGCCGGCGGGAACGAAAGTTCTAAATCAGCTGTGTCAGGAGCGCTTCACAAATGGGTGTGCTGCAGTAACTCGGTGGAATGACGAGTTCGAGAGGCCGGAGCACTGCGGGTTCAATCAGGGCGATGTGCTCTTATGTACGCGCAATATGTGGGACAAGGCATTGCAAAACGGGTCGCTCGGTAAAGTCATGCGCGTAGAAGCCCCGCCCGTGGAGGCGTCAGCACTGTCGCCAGCCGTTCTCGCTTGGGTGGAATGGGACGACGGCATTCTCCGCGCGTTCACGGAGGACATGCTCGAGGATATCGAGCTGGGCCGTGCAGTTACCGTCCACAAGGCTCAAGGCTCGCAATGGCCTCGAGTCATCGTGCCCGTGACGGATTCGCGGCTCTTGGACCGCACGTTGCTCTACACCGCTATCACCCGCGCGCAGGTGCAGGTCCTACTGGTGGGCAATATGGCCGCCGCGCGCAAGGCAGTGCTTGGACCTCCCAAGGCACATACTCGCAAGGTCGCATTGGAGCAGGCTCTAATGAGATACCTTGAGCCTATCGAAGTCAGTGCGCCTGAGACTGCGTAA
- a CDS encoding helix-turn-helix transcriptional regulator, translating into MIPDREPAPRAPASPSSDETALLLREGRKIVEALGQTLAPLVEVVLHDLTRPEHSVVAIANNLSGRQVGDAATEMGLARLADPGFPDVVASYPNRFPDGRPAKSTSIGLKNHAGECVAALCLNMDVSLLGAVTAGLGQLIQTGVAAPVAETLAQRSSGEVRAALERFAAARNTTPIGMTLAQRREAVRELAASGHLNLRHALADVAATLGVARSTVYTYLPAEHQS; encoded by the coding sequence ATGATACCCGACCGCGAACCCGCCCCGCGCGCCCCGGCTTCCCCATCGAGCGACGAAACCGCGCTTTTGCTGCGCGAAGGCCGCAAGATCGTGGAAGCGCTCGGCCAGACGCTCGCCCCGCTGGTCGAAGTCGTGCTGCACGACCTCACGCGGCCCGAGCATTCGGTGGTGGCGATCGCCAACAATCTGTCGGGACGGCAGGTCGGCGACGCGGCCACGGAAATGGGCCTCGCGCGCCTTGCCGACCCCGGTTTCCCCGACGTGGTGGCGAGCTACCCGAACCGCTTTCCCGACGGCCGCCCGGCCAAGAGCACGTCGATCGGCCTGAAGAACCACGCGGGCGAGTGCGTCGCCGCGCTCTGCCTGAACATGGACGTCTCGCTGCTCGGCGCCGTGACGGCGGGCCTCGGCCAGCTGATCCAGACCGGCGTGGCCGCGCCTGTCGCCGAAACGCTCGCGCAGCGCAGCAGCGGCGAAGTGCGCGCGGCGCTCGAACGCTTCGCCGCGGCGCGCAACACCACGCCCATCGGCATGACGCTCGCGCAGCGCCGCGAAGCCGTGCGCGAACTGGCCGCGAGCGGCCACCTGAACCTGCGCCACGCACTCGCCGACGTCGCCGCCACGCTCGGCGTCGCGCGCTCGACCGTCTACACCTACCTGCCCGCCGAACACCAATCATGA
- a CDS encoding threo-3-hydroxy-L-aspartate ammonia-lyase, with product MTLPITFEDVVAAHERLRGIAHRTPVLTSRTANERTGAQVFFKCENFQRMGAFKFRGGYNAIAQFTPEQKAGGVITFSSGNHAQAIALSAKLQGVKAVIVMPHDAPAVKVEATRGYGGEVVFYDRYTEDREALGKRLAAERGLTLIPPYDHAHVMAGQGTAAKELFEETGELDLLLTPLGGGGLLSGCATAAHAMSPACTVIGVEPEAGNDGQRSFQSGQIVHIDTPKTLADGAQTQHLGELTFAVIRERVSEIVTVSDAELVDTMKFFASRMKIVVEPTGCLAAAAVLHGKVDVRGKRVGVVISGGNVDLLRFAELVQAA from the coding sequence ATGACCCTGCCCATCACCTTCGAAGACGTCGTCGCCGCCCACGAACGCCTGCGCGGCATCGCGCACCGCACGCCCGTGCTCACTTCGCGCACCGCCAACGAACGCACGGGCGCGCAGGTGTTCTTCAAGTGCGAAAACTTCCAGCGCATGGGCGCGTTCAAGTTTCGCGGCGGCTACAACGCCATCGCGCAATTCACGCCCGAGCAGAAAGCGGGTGGCGTCATCACGTTTTCGTCGGGTAATCACGCGCAGGCCATTGCTTTATCGGCGAAATTGCAGGGCGTGAAAGCCGTGATCGTCATGCCGCACGACGCGCCCGCGGTGAAGGTCGAGGCCACGCGCGGCTACGGCGGCGAAGTCGTGTTCTACGACCGTTACACGGAAGACCGCGAAGCGCTGGGCAAGCGGCTCGCGGCCGAGCGCGGTCTCACGCTGATCCCGCCTTACGACCACGCCCACGTGATGGCGGGCCAAGGCACGGCGGCCAAGGAATTGTTCGAGGAAACGGGCGAACTCGACCTGCTGCTCACGCCGCTCGGCGGCGGCGGCCTGCTCTCCGGCTGCGCGACGGCGGCGCACGCGATGTCGCCCGCCTGCACGGTGATCGGCGTGGAACCGGAAGCGGGCAACGACGGCCAGCGCAGCTTCCAGAGCGGCCAGATCGTCCATATCGACACGCCGAAGACGCTCGCCGACGGCGCGCAAACGCAGCATCTCGGCGAGCTGACCTTCGCCGTGATCCGCGAGCGCGTGAGCGAGATCGTCACGGTGAGCGACGCCGAACTCGTCGACACGATGAAGTTTTTCGCGAGCCGCATGAAGATCGTGGTCGAGCCCACCGGCTGCCTCGCGGCGGCGGCCGTACTGCACGGCAAGGTGGATGTGCGCGGCAAGCGCGTGGGCGTGGTGATCTCGGGCGGCAACGTCGATCTGCTGCGCTTCGCGGAACTCGTGCAGGCGGCTTGA
- a CDS encoding LysR family transcriptional regulator, whose product MSTRGFDLAQLRTFIAVTEAGSVSAGAERVFLSQSSVSEQLKKLEERVGQPLFVRSKQGMAATPAGAKLLDHARRIVAVCDAAFDDMLGRSLDGELRLAITDYYRPHDVAEIIRRFASQHPRLRLHVTVLPSAVIDSGAEDNAYDIGLSLRLMEDGARASARRSTVIRREKLVWVGAEAMLRERPAFMPQAPQAPFRAPWPLVLLPSTCQLQRRVVKLLDDARMPYLISHSASGVAGLQLALKAGLGISCLNESAIGDGIVACPASFGLPNLPAAEFHLLPGQPGEAAHVTNARVALAELLG is encoded by the coding sequence ATGAGCACACGCGGTTTCGATCTCGCGCAATTGCGCACCTTTATTGCCGTCACGGAGGCGGGCAGCGTGTCGGCGGGCGCCGAACGCGTGTTTCTCTCGCAGTCGTCGGTGAGCGAGCAGTTGAAGAAGCTCGAGGAGCGCGTCGGCCAGCCGCTGTTCGTGCGCAGCAAGCAAGGTATGGCGGCCACGCCCGCGGGCGCGAAGCTGCTCGACCACGCGCGCCGCATCGTCGCGGTGTGCGACGCCGCCTTCGACGACATGCTCGGCCGCTCGCTCGACGGCGAGTTGCGCCTCGCGATCACCGACTACTACCGGCCGCACGACGTCGCCGAAATCATTCGCCGCTTCGCGAGCCAGCATCCGCGTTTGCGTCTGCATGTGACGGTGCTGCCGAGCGCCGTGATCGACAGCGGCGCCGAGGACAACGCCTACGACATCGGCCTGTCGCTGCGGCTCATGGAGGACGGCGCGCGGGCGAGCGCGCGCAGGAGCACGGTGATTCGCCGCGAGAAGCTCGTGTGGGTGGGTGCGGAGGCGATGCTGCGCGAGCGGCCCGCATTCATGCCGCAAGCGCCGCAAGCACCGTTCAGGGCGCCGTGGCCGCTCGTGCTGCTGCCGTCCACGTGCCAGTTGCAGCGCCGTGTGGTGAAACTGCTGGACGACGCGCGCATGCCGTATCTGATCTCGCATTCGGCGTCGGGGGTGGCCGGGCTCCAGCTCGCGCTGAAGGCGGGGTTGGGGATTTCCTGCTTGAACGAATCGGCGATCGGCGACGGCATCGTGGCCTGCCCCGCTTCGTTCGGACTGCCGAATTTGCCGGCCGCGGAATTCCATCTGCTGCCGGGGCAACCGGGCGAGGCCGCTCACGTGACGAACGCGCGCGTGGCGCTCGCCGAACTGCTGGGCTGA
- a CDS encoding MFS transporter, with amino-acid sequence MKRGTTRGATRGASHRWKVLGVGFAANVSFAAAFGGIPATAVVLRADYRLGTGELGFVLGMLGLGIVLSELPWGLLTDRWGDRRVLLTGLGTTALALAVMALWGAPTPAHVPAPTTLALGLLALGLLGGSVNGSSGRAVMTWFAARERGLAMSIRQTAVPAGGGLGALVLPALAVHAGFAAVFGVLAALCLVALALTFVWLHEPAAEPGNANATQSETAPAVSPLRSAPVWRMVIGIGALCMPQVAVLSFASIFLHDVGRAGTVAVSATLFAVQGGAAFMRVWSGRWTDRRGNRGAYLRGCAALTVTLFAVLAVQSGFASHGHAAHGVVVAAMALVLVLGGVAASAWHGVAFTELATLAGNGRVGTALAMGNTGAFIAFWVAPSAIPALLAWHAWPAVWSAAALCAALAWPAFAGPRNANAAHGEDTGRRFDRRNRGVEAIKIDALDTITRISPPRV; translated from the coding sequence ATGAAACGTGGGACAACGCGCGGCGCAACGCGTGGCGCATCGCATCGCTGGAAAGTGCTCGGCGTGGGTTTCGCCGCCAACGTGAGCTTCGCGGCGGCGTTCGGCGGCATTCCCGCCACGGCCGTCGTACTGCGCGCCGACTACCGTCTCGGCACGGGCGAACTCGGTTTCGTGCTCGGCATGCTCGGGCTCGGCATCGTGCTGTCCGAACTGCCGTGGGGATTGCTCACCGACCGATGGGGCGACCGGCGCGTGCTGCTCACGGGCCTCGGCACCACGGCGCTCGCGCTCGCGGTCATGGCGCTATGGGGCGCGCCCACGCCCGCGCACGTGCCCGCGCCCACGACGCTCGCGCTCGGCCTGCTCGCGCTGGGCTTGCTCGGCGGTAGCGTGAATGGTTCGAGCGGGCGTGCCGTGATGACATGGTTCGCGGCGCGCGAACGCGGCCTCGCGATGAGCATCCGGCAGACGGCGGTGCCCGCAGGCGGCGGACTGGGCGCGCTCGTCCTGCCGGCGCTGGCGGTGCATGCGGGATTCGCGGCGGTGTTCGGCGTGCTGGCGGCGCTGTGCCTGGTGGCCCTGGCGCTCACCTTCGTGTGGCTGCACGAACCGGCAGCGGAGCCCGGAAACGCCAACGCTACGCAGTCCGAAACGGCGCCTGCCGTCTCGCCGCTGCGCAGCGCGCCTGTATGGCGCATGGTGATCGGTATCGGCGCGCTTTGTATGCCGCAGGTCGCCGTGCTGTCGTTCGCGAGCATCTTCCTGCACGACGTGGGGCGCGCGGGCACGGTGGCCGTCAGCGCGACGCTGTTCGCGGTGCAGGGCGGCGCGGCTTTCATGCGCGTCTGGAGCGGCCGCTGGACCGACCGGCGCGGCAATCGCGGCGCGTATCTGCGCGGCTGCGCGGCGCTCACCGTCACGCTATTCGCGGTGCTGGCGGTGCAGAGCGGCTTCGCATCGCACGGTCATGCGGCGCACGGCGTGGTCGTTGCGGCGATGGCGCTGGTGCTCGTGCTCGGCGGAGTGGCGGCTTCGGCGTGGCATGGCGTGGCGTTCACCGAACTCGCGACGCTCGCGGGTAACGGGCGCGTGGGCACCGCACTCGCGATGGGCAACACGGGCGCGTTCATCGCGTTCTGGGTCGCGCCCTCGGCCATTCCGGCGCTGCTGGCCTGGCATGCGTGGCCAGCCGTGTGGAGCGCGGCGGCGCTGTGCGCGGCACTCGCGTGGCCCGCGTTCGCCGGTCCGCGCAACGCGAACGCCGCGCACGGTGAGGACACGGGGCGTCGCTTCGATCGCCGGAATCGTGGCGTCGAGGCAATCAAGATCGACGCGCTCGACACGATCACTCGCATCTCGCCGCCGCGCGTTTAG
- a CDS encoding response regulator transcription factor: protein MKLRAVLADDHPFVLLGVRSALAAAGDIEVVGEACNASELFTLLDTVNCDVVVTDLTMPEPAGNAEDGLRLVRRLRRDWPELRVVVLTSIANVAILRAVMHTGVMAMLRKSEPMDDLADAVRGAGRGRAWLSPSIQHELAAGDLGIGTPLPRLTPRESEVIRKFVSGNTITEIARTLERDVRTVSRQKRDAMAKLGVSNDAGLFAFVRAHGLI from the coding sequence GTGAAGTTACGTGCCGTCCTGGCGGACGACCATCCCTTCGTCCTGCTCGGCGTGCGTTCCGCGCTGGCCGCCGCCGGTGACATCGAGGTCGTCGGCGAAGCGTGTAACGCGAGCGAGTTGTTCACGCTGCTCGACACGGTGAACTGCGACGTCGTCGTTACCGACCTCACCATGCCCGAGCCCGCCGGCAACGCCGAAGACGGCCTGCGTCTCGTGCGCCGCCTGCGCCGCGACTGGCCCGAGCTGCGCGTGGTCGTGCTCACGAGCATCGCCAACGTCGCCATCCTGCGCGCGGTGATGCACACCGGCGTGATGGCCATGCTGCGCAAGAGCGAACCCATGGACGACCTTGCCGACGCCGTGCGCGGCGCGGGTCGCGGGCGCGCGTGGCTGAGCCCGTCCATCCAGCATGAGCTGGCGGCGGGCGACCTGGGTATCGGCACGCCGCTGCCGCGTCTCACGCCGCGCGAATCCGAAGTGATCCGCAAATTCGTGAGCGGCAACACCATCACCGAAATCGCGCGCACGCTGGAGCGCGACGTGCGCACCGTGAGCCGCCAGAAACGCGACGCCATGGCAAAACTCGGCGTGAGCAACGACGCCGGCCTTTTTGCGTTCGTCAGGGCGCATGGACTGATATGA
- a CDS encoding response regulator transcription factor has protein sequence MTTFAVSLAPGSMRRATHRAQPSHAMLESPVSRGQPPGAPDTAVAAAPETLDSAAPVRVIVADDHPLVLHALDSLIANYPNLQIVARAQSVSTLFEAAALHAFDLVLMDLHMAGPGQFDAHEAIRAFRSEFANKPVVVLTMETDAQALRKAISLDVEGMLSKRDRIDLIPVAIVSAMAREHYVGPVVRDLLAEAARNERREEVHRLLTRREFEVLTHYARGLGVTEIAGRLGRSVKTISAQKCSAMKKLALTNDIELYRFAVECGVTQSELT, from the coding sequence ATGACTACGTTCGCCGTTTCGCTCGCGCCGGGTTCCATGCGGCGCGCCACGCACCGGGCGCAGCCCTCGCACGCGATGCTCGAGTCGCCCGTTTCGCGCGGGCAACCGCCGGGCGCGCCGGACACGGCCGTCGCTGCCGCGCCCGAAACGCTCGATAGCGCGGCGCCCGTGCGCGTGATCGTCGCCGACGATCATCCGCTCGTGCTGCATGCGCTCGACAGCCTGATCGCCAACTATCCCAACCTGCAGATCGTCGCGCGCGCGCAAAGCGTGTCCACGCTGTTCGAAGCCGCCGCGCTGCATGCGTTCGATCTCGTGCTGATGGACCTCCACATGGCGGGTCCGGGCCAGTTCGACGCGCATGAAGCGATCCGCGCATTTCGCAGCGAATTCGCGAACAAGCCCGTGGTCGTGCTCACCATGGAAACCGACGCCCAGGCGCTGCGCAAGGCCATCTCGCTCGACGTGGAGGGCATGTTGAGCAAGCGCGACCGCATCGACCTGATTCCCGTGGCCATCGTGTCGGCCATGGCGCGCGAGCATTACGTGGGGCCGGTCGTGCGCGATCTGCTCGCCGAAGCGGCGCGCAACGAACGCCGCGAGGAAGTGCATCGCCTGCTCACGCGGCGCGAATTCGAGGTGCTCACGCACTACGCGCGCGGCCTTGGCGTGACCGAAATCGCGGGGCGGCTCGGGCGCAGCGTGAAAACCATCAGCGCGCAAAAGTGTTCGGCAATGAAAAAGCTCGCGCTCACCAACGACATCGAGCTGTATCGATTCGCCGTGGAATGCGGCGTCACGCAGAGCGAGCTGACATGA
- a CDS encoding response regulator transcription factor: MNEALYERGLAAQGEQANYPQLVARPATPPVERAPAPLRVLVADDHACVRLGVTQLLRATPGATVVGEADDTLALATQLDMTPCDVVISDLCMPGLHGEYSSLAVLRRLAQASGAPAVVVLTMMSTPQILTGLLQIGLTVIVDKRDVTVALLSALAAACAGQAFLSEHVRAALDNAGADCAPCAGIPSAREWEVFQLYAQGMPVCEIANRLQRSVKTISSQKRSTMRKLGLVTERDLIDFATLVGIT, encoded by the coding sequence ATGAATGAGGCGCTTTACGAGCGCGGGCTCGCTGCACAGGGGGAGCAGGCGAATTACCCGCAGCTCGTGGCTCGCCCCGCGACCCCGCCGGTCGAGCGCGCGCCTGCACCGTTGCGTGTGCTCGTCGCCGACGACCACGCCTGCGTGCGCCTTGGCGTGACGCAATTGCTGCGCGCCACACCGGGCGCCACCGTGGTGGGCGAAGCCGACGACACACTCGCGCTCGCCACCCAACTCGACATGACGCCTTGCGACGTCGTCATTTCGGATCTGTGCATGCCGGGGCTGCATGGCGAATACAGTTCGCTCGCGGTGTTGCGGCGGCTCGCGCAGGCGAGCGGCGCGCCGGCCGTGGTCGTACTCACGATGATGTCAACGCCGCAGATCCTCACCGGCCTGCTGCAGATCGGCCTCACCGTGATCGTCGATAAACGCGACGTCACGGTTGCGTTGCTGTCCGCACTCGCGGCAGCCTGCGCGGGTCAGGCGTTTCTGTCGGAGCACGTGCGCGCCGCGCTCGACAACGCCGGCGCCGACTGCGCGCCCTGCGCCGGTATCCCGAGCGCGCGCGAGTGGGAAGTGTTCCAGCTCTACGCGCAGGGCATGCCCGTCTGCGAGATCGCGAACCGCCTGCAACGCAGCGTGAAAACCATCAGCTCGCAAAAACGCAGCACCATGCGCAAGCTCGGGCTGGTCACCGAGCGCGATCTGATCGACTTCGCGACGCTCGTCGGCATCACCTGA